A region of Mobula birostris isolate sMobBir1 chromosome X, sMobBir1.hap1, whole genome shotgun sequence DNA encodes the following proteins:
- the LOC140191589 gene encoding cyclin-dependent kinase 5 activator 1-like, which produces MGTVLSLSPSYRKAALFDDGSGTVGQYTAVQNSKNSKDKNLKRHSIISVLPWKRIVAVSTKKKNSKKVNPNNYQNNVTHLNNENLKKSLSCANLSTFAQTQAPAQRINQLPSSKNTVSSVKKTPHGTSGSSSSPKRVIVQASTSELLKCLSEFLCRRCYRLKHLSPTDPVLWLRSVDRSLLLQGWQDQGFITPANVVFVYMLCRDVISSELATEHELQATLLTCLYLSYSYMGNEISYPLKPFLVESCKEAFWDRCLSIINAMSAKMLQINADPHFFTQVFADLKNESSQDEQSRILIGLDR; this is translated from the coding sequence ATGGGCACCGTTCTCTCTTTGTCGCCCAGCTACAGGAAGGCGGCTCTCTTCGATGATGGTTCGGGCACGGTGGGTCAGTACACGGCCGTACAGAACAGCAAGAACTCCAAGGACAAGAACCTCAAGCGCCACTCCATCATCTCCGTGCTGCCCTGGAAGCGCATTGTGGCTGTCTCCACAAAGAAGAAGAACTCCAAGAAGGTCAACCCGAACAACTACCAGAACAACGTCACCCACCTCAACAACGAGAACTTGAAAAAGTCACTCTCCTGCGCCAACCTCTCTACCTTCGCCCAGACCCAAGCCCCGGCCCAGCGTATTAACCAACTGCCCAGTAGCAAGAACACTGTCTCCTCGGTAAAGAAAACGCCCCACGGGACGTCCGGTAGCTCCAGCTCTCCCAAGAGGGTCATTGTCCAGGCTTCCACCAGCGAGCTGCTGAAGTGCCTGAGCGAGTTCCTCTGCCGCAGATGCTACCGCCTCAAGCACCTGTCGCCTACCGACCCGGTGCTGTGGCTGCGCAGTGTGGACCGCTCGCTCCTGCTCCAGGGTTGGCAGGATCAGGGCTTCATCACGCCGGCTAACGTGGTCTTTGTTTACATGCTGTGCCGGGACGTGATTTCCTCGGAGTTAGCCACCGAGCACGAACTGCAAGCCACCCTCCTGACCTGCCTCTACCTGTCCTACTCCTACATGGGCAACGAGATCTCCTACCCGCTCAAACCTTTTCTAGTGGAGAGCTGTAAAGAGGCTTTCTGGGACCGCTGTCTCAGTATAATCAACGCCATGAGTGCGAAAATGTTGCAAATTAATGCGGATCCTCACTTCTTTACTCAGGTCTTCGCCGACCTAAAGAACGAGAGCAGCCAGGACGAGCAAAGCAGGATACTGATAGGGTTAGACCGGTGA